The Terriglobales bacterium region GGGGACGGCCACCGGCGCCTACACCGGCGGCGTCACCGTAGATAGCTCAACTGTGTGGGTCGGAGTGGCGGGCGTGAACCAGGTCCAGGGCTTCACCCTTTCCTCGGGAGCGCCCGTGGCCCAGATCCCGGTGAGCTTCACACCCAATCTGGTGGCGGTGCGCTACCAGTAGGGTGCTAGGCCGAGAACGCTGCCTCGTATTCGTCCGGATCTATGCCTTTGTAAGACAGCGTGTGCTTCAATCGCTCGCGCAGGTCGGCGGGCGTGGCCTCGATGAAGGCCTGCACCGCGATCTCCAGCTTGATCTTGGCGGCTGATTTTTCTTCCGCGAGGGACTCGGCGCGGGATTGCGCCGCCTGTCGCACCCCCTCGCGCACGGGCAGCGGCAGCTCTTGCAGCAGGTCGTCGATGATCTCGCGTGCTTCGTCGCTCCAGTCCATCTTCTACACGCTCTTCGCCGTGTCCAGTTCCCGGGCGACGCTGTCGAGCACCCCGTTGATGAACTGCACTGATTCCGGCGAGGAGAACTTGCGGGCGATCTCCAGCGCCTCGTTGATGACCACCGGGCGTGGGGTCTTGGGAAACGCGAAGAACTCGGCGACGCCGGCGCGCAGCACGTTGCGGTCCACCGCCGCCATGCGATCCATGCGCCAGTGCTCGGCGTGACGCTCGATGGCCGCGTCAATGGCCTTGCTGCGCTCCACCGCGGCATTAAACAAGTCTTCGGCGAATCCGCGCGTGCCTGCGTCCACCTCGGCCCGTTCACTCCAGAAGGTGCGGCGCACCTCGTCGGGCTGCTGCTTGCCCATGTCGAGCTGGAACAGCATCTGCAGCACTAGTTCGCGGGACTTGCGGCGGGTGCCCATCTCAGTACCCAGTACTCAGTACCCAGTACCTAGTGAAAGCTCGGGAGGGAAGGTGCATTAGCGCTTTTTCCGCCTTGGTTCATTGAGCCTGCGGCCCGGCACCGGACGCACCCGCGGCGGTTTCGTCTTTGCTGGCGACTGGCGACCGGCGACTGACGACTGCAAGAACGCCATCTCCACCGCGCTCAGCGCCGCTTCGAACCCCTTGTTGCCCATCTTGAGGCCGGCGCGATCGATCGCCTGTTCCAGGTTGTCGCAAGTCAGCACCCCGTAGGCGTGGGGCACGCGGGTCTCCTGCGCCGACTGCCCGATGCCGCGCGTGACCTCTTCCGCGAGGTGCTCGTAGTGCGAGGTCTCGCCGCGGATGATGCAGGCCAGGCAGATCACCGCATCCGCGCCGGTCTCGGCCAGCTTGCGGGCGGCCAGCGGCACCTCGAAGGAACCCGGCACGCGCACCACGGTGATGTCGCCGTCGCGGGCGCCGGTGCGCTTCAGCGCGTCCAGGGCGCCGCCCAGCAGGCGCTCGGTGATGAACGCATTGAAGCGGCTGACCACGATGCCGAATCTCTTCCCCGCTGCGTTCAGTTCGCCCAGCTTCTTCGCCGGGCCTTTTCGCCAGTCTTCTTTGTAGGAAAAGATCGCCAGCCGCCCCTTGCGCGCCGGCACTTCCACCGAGAACATGCGCGCCCCCCACTCGGTGTCAGCGATCTCCTCCGTAATCCTCAGTTTCCGCTTCTTGGCGATGTCGTAGAGCACGTCGGCGGAGGCGCACTCGATCACCAGGTCGGCGTCGGGGAAGCCTTTGCCGGCGCCGATCTCGACGCCTGCTTCGCGCGCATCGAGCTTGATGCCCTTGCTGCGCCGTCCTTCCCATGCCTCGCCGCGCGCCAGCCCCAGCGAATCGAAGAAGTCCACCAGGACGGAGAACTCCTTGTCGTTGGCGGCCACCAGCAGCTTGTGGAATGAACGGATCATTCGATTGGGTAATTGAGCAATTTGGTAATCGGGTAATTGGCTCAACCGGTTTTGTCAATTACTCAATTACCCGATTACCCAATTACCCGATCACGCTATTTGCCTTTGAAATTCGCCGCTCGCTTCTCCAGGAACGCGGTCGTGCCTTCCTTCTTGTCCTCGGTGGCGCAGCAGACGCCGAACAGCGTCGCTTCCAGGTACAGGCCGTCGGCCAGGGTCATGTCCATGCCCTTATGGACCGCTTCCATGCAGTACTGGATGGCCAGCGGCGCGTTGGCAATGATCTTCTTGGCGATGGCCTCGGCGCGCGGGATGAGCTCGGCCGGCGCCACCACTTCGTTCACCAGCCCGATGCGGTGCGCCTCCTGCGCCGTGATCATGTCGCCGGTCAGCAGGACCTGGAAGGCGAGACCCTTGCCCACCAGGCGCGGCAGGCGTTGGCTGCCGCCGTAGCCGGGGATGATGCCCAGCTTCACCTCGGGCTGCCCCAGCTTGGCGGTCTCACTGGCCAGCCGCATGGTGCACGCCATCGCCAGCTCGCAGCCGCCGCCCAGCGCGAAGCCGTTGATGCAGGCGATCACCGGCTTGCCCAGGTTCTCGATCAAGTCGAGCACCGCCTGCCCGCGATGGGTATATTCCTTGGCCGTGATCGGGCCCATCACCGCCAACTCGTTGACGTCGGCGCCGGCGACGAACGCCTTCTCGCCTTCCCCGGTCAGGATGACCACCCGCACCTCGGCATCTTCCTGGATTGCGGTAAACACCGAGCGCAGCTCCCGCATGGTGGCGCCGTTCAGCGCGTTCAGCACCTTCGGCCGCGCGATGGTGACGTAGGCGATGTGGTCTTTCTTGTCGAACTTCAGGTTTTGGTAGGTTTGCGTCAGTACGGATGAAGCCATACGGATCTCCTTCTAGAAACTGAAAACTGTCTTAGGCGACCGCCATCTCAGACGCCGTGATCCCCTGCAGTGCGGCGTCCTGCGGCACCGGCTTCTCGGGATTCGACCAGTCGAAGAATCCCTTGCCCGACTTCTTCCCGTACCAGCCGGCCATGACCATGCGCTTGAGCAGCGGCGGGGAGGCGAAACGGCGTTCTTTGAATTCGTCGAACATCACGTGCGTGATGTAGTACGTGGTGTCGAGGCCGACGAAGTCGAGCAGGGTGAAGGGGCCCATGGGATAGCCGCAGCCCAGCTTCATCGCCAGGTCGATGTCGGTGATGGAGCCGACGCCCTCCTCGTAGGCGCGGATGGCGTCAAGCAGGTACGGCACCAGCAGCCGGTTGACGATGAACCCGGTCTTGTCGGAGGTGCGCACCGGGGTCTTGCCGACACTCTGCGCGAAGGCGAAGGCCTGCTCGAAGACCGCGGGGTCGGTGGTGATGGTGCGCACCACTTCCACCAGCGCCATCAGCGGCACCGGGTTGAAGAAGTGCAGGCCGACGAAGCGCTCCGGGCGCTTGGTGGCGACCATCAGCTCGGTGATGGAGATGGACGAGGTGTTGGAGGCGAAGATCGCGTCCTTCTTCACGATGCCGTCCAGCGCCGCGTACATC contains the following coding sequences:
- a CDS encoding DUF2621 family protein gives rise to the protein MDWSDEAREIIDDLLQELPLPVREGVRQAAQSRAESLAEEKSAAKIKLEIAVQAFIEATPADLRERLKHTLSYKGIDPDEYEAAFSA
- the nusB gene encoding transcription antitermination factor NusB — translated: MGTRRKSRELVLQMLFQLDMGKQQPDEVRRTFWSERAEVDAGTRGFAEDLFNAAVERSKAIDAAIERHAEHWRMDRMAAVDRNVLRAGVAEFFAFPKTPRPVVINEALEIARKFSSPESVQFINGVLDSVARELDTAKSV
- the ribH gene encoding 6,7-dimethyl-8-ribityllumazine synthase, which gives rise to MIRSFHKLLVAANDKEFSVLVDFFDSLGLARGEAWEGRRSKGIKLDAREAGVEIGAGKGFPDADLVIECASADVLYDIAKKRKLRITEEIADTEWGARMFSVEVPARKGRLAIFSYKEDWRKGPAKKLGELNAAGKRFGIVVSRFNAFITERLLGGALDALKRTGARDGDITVVRVPGSFEVPLAARKLAETGADAVICLACIIRGETSHYEHLAEEVTRGIGQSAQETRVPHAYGVLTCDNLEQAIDRAGLKMGNKGFEAALSAVEMAFLQSSVAGRQSPAKTKPPRVRPVPGRRLNEPRRKKR
- a CDS encoding enoyl-CoA hydratase-related protein, giving the protein MASSVLTQTYQNLKFDKKDHIAYVTIARPKVLNALNGATMRELRSVFTAIQEDAEVRVVILTGEGEKAFVAGADVNELAVMGPITAKEYTHRGQAVLDLIENLGKPVIACINGFALGGGCELAMACTMRLASETAKLGQPEVKLGIIPGYGGSQRLPRLVGKGLAFQVLLTGDMITAQEAHRIGLVNEVVAPAELIPRAEAIAKKIIANAPLAIQYCMEAVHKGMDMTLADGLYLEATLFGVCCATEDKKEGTTAFLEKRAANFKGK
- a CDS encoding 3-hydroxybutyryl-CoA dehydrogenase, translated to MAIKKVGVLGCGLMGSGIAQVAATAGYQVISLEAEQRFLDKGFAGIEKSLAKFAEKGKLKEAPEAIRARLKGTLKKEDLADCDLIIEAIIENVEEKKKMYAALDGIVKKDAIFASNTSSISITELMVATKRPERFVGLHFFNPVPLMALVEVVRTITTDPAVFEQAFAFAQSVGKTPVRTSDKTGFIVNRLLVPYLLDAIRAYEEGVGSITDIDLAMKLGCGYPMGPFTLLDFVGLDTTYYITHVMFDEFKERRFASPPLLKRMVMAGWYGKKSGKGFFDWSNPEKPVPQDAALQGITASEMAVA